In Streptosporangium album, the sequence GCCTGGAGCCTGGTAGCGAGTAGCGCTCGCGTGTGGTTCGGCCGCTCTCCCAAACGGCTGAGGATCGTCGGTGGCGCTGGTGGCCTGGCAATGATCGGTCTCGGCCTGGGTGTCCATTCACGGGGGTGAGCCCGCGTCAAGTGGCGACCGGCGTGGGTAGCCAAGGCCGTCCGGCGAGGACGGCGTGAATGGCGTCGATCGCGCGGATGCCGTGGCCCTTGGTGGTGACCAGGTAGAAGCGCACGCGGCAGTACCGGCCCAATGTGGCCATGGTGTGCCAGTAGCCGGAGACCGCTTGATGGCGTTTCGGTTCCTTGAGCGCCTGCTCGCTGGCGTTGTTGGTGAACGGGACAGCGAAGTTCGAGGTGAACAGCCAGACCTGTTCGGCCTTGGCCGCGAGTCGGCGGGCCAGCCGGTAGCCGGGGTGGTTGCCATCGTGCCAGTCGCGGTGCCGGTTGGTGATCTGTCCCCAGTGGACCTCGTGGTCGTAGCGGGCCCGCAGGCCGGCCAGCAGATCGTCGTCGAGGCGGTCCCGGTTGTCGGCGGCGGCCTGGCGGACCGCGACGAGCGCCGCCAGCAGGGTCTTGCGGACGCGTTCGGCCCAGCCCTGCTCGACCGGGTGCAGGTCCCGGACCCCGGCCAGGTGGCGGACCAGATGGGCGCCGCATTGCTGCACGCCGGCCAGCTGGCCGGCGAACTGCGCCCATCCCTTGTAGTCGTCGCGGACCAGGTAGCCCGCGTACCCGTTCAGGACGCCCAGGTCTTTGATCGCGTCCTTGGAGCGGGCGCCGATCGGCTTCAGCCAGACCAGCCGCTCATCGGGGGTGCGCAGGGTGACGATGTGCGGCCGGCCGGGCAGCGGCTCGCCCGTCTGTTCGTCGGTGTCCTTGCGCAGCACGTTGACCGGCGTTTCGTCACCGCACAGCACGTCTTCGGCTCGCAGGGCGGCCTTCATCGCCTCGTCGAACCCGGCGCAGGCCAGCTTGTCGGCGAACCGGGCATGGGCCTTGGCGACGAACCCGGCCGAGACCGACGTGCTCAGCAGCGCCTCCATCAACATCGCGGTCCGCTCGACCGGGACATTACCCAGCGCCTGCACCATGATGGCCGCCGCGTTCACGTTCGGCCCGTACACCACGCTGCCCGCCTGCCCGGACGGCGCGGCCGCGCGGGTGGTCGTCCCGCAGCCGCCACACACCAGCTTCGGCAGCAGCCAATGCGTCTTTTCCACCGTGATCGGCGCGATGTCCCACACCTGCGCCCAATCGGCCCCGACCTGCCGGGCTCCGGCCAGGTCATGGCCACATCCCGAGCACTCGGCCGGCGGCTCGGCCGTCCGCTCCGCCCGCTCGCCCTCCGGCGCCGGGGTCAGCCCGGCTCCCTTACGACCCTTCTGCCCGCCCGGCTTGCGATCCTTCGAGCGTTCCCGCTGCGAGGTCTGCCGCTCGGCCTTGCGGCGGGCCTTCGCCGCGATCGACTCCTTCGACTCCGGAGTGGAGGAGTTCGTGCTGTCCATCCCCAACCGGCGTTCCAGCTCGGCCAGCCGCAACTCAAGACGACGACGAGCCTCACGCTCGGCCTCGCGTTCAGCAGCTCGGGCTGCTCGCTCCTCGGTGAGCAGCGTCTTCAGCACCGCGACCTCGGCGTCCTTGAGCTCCACCACCCGGCGCAGCTGCTCGTTGGCAGCACGCCACGCCTCTTCGGCAGTAGAGGGCGGGATGTCGGACACAGGACAGCATGATCGAGGATCACCTCCCGCAGATCAAACCGGAACAGCGCTGCAGGTCACGAGGGCCCGTGAATGGACACCGGCCTGGGCATCGCCGTAACCGGCCGAAAAGACTGATGGGGTCCCAGTAGTAACGACGCAGGAAACAACGGATATGCAGGTCAGCGGCCCACCTTCCAGGCTGTGCCCGAAGGTTCTTAAGGAAGCTCTGACCTGCATATCCGTTGGATTTTTCGCCAGTACTACCGGGACTCCTTCAAACGGCTACGCGTCCGCTACGAACACCGCGCCGATCTCCATCAGGGCCTGCTCGACCTGGCGTGCAGCATCATCTGCCTGCGCCGCCTTCGAACCTCATTTTGAAACCATCAGTAAGTGAGCACTAATCATGTTGTAAGAGATTAATTGACCTTTAGTCAACCAATTGTTAGGCTCCGACCGCTTGATGATCTTCACATGGATCGGAGCTTGAGTGCACAACCCCCCCACGCCCTCGGTTCACCATGCGCGGAAACGCCTGCTGAAGGGAATCGCGACGGGACTGCTGATCACGCCCCTCCTCGCGATCACCGCCACTCCAGCGGCTTCGGCCGACCCCGCCCCCAGCACGCCCTCCCAACAGACCCCCACCCCCACCGGCTTACCGAAAAACCCCGTCGAGCTGCTGGGCGCGGCGACGGAGACCACCCGGTTCTGGAAGCACCCCGACGGCCACGTGACCTCGGAGATCTGGTCGAGGCCCGTCCGCGTCAAGCAGCGCGGCGCCTGGGCGTGGATCGACCCCACCCTGGCAGAGCAGAACGGCACCGTGAAACCCAAGGTGATCAAGGGCGACCTCGCCCTGTCCGCCGGGGGCGGCACCGGCCCGTTCGCCACCTTCCGCCCGAACGCCCAGCAGTCCCTGGCGCTATCGTGGCCCACCGACCTGCCCAAGCCCATCCTGCAGGGCAGCCGGGCGACCTACCCCGACGCGGCCGGCCCCGGAGCCGACCTGGTGGTCACCGCGCTCCCCACCGGATTCCGGCAGGACGTGGTCCTGCGGACCCGGCCGGACAAGACGCCACAGCTGGAGATCCCGGTCACCGCCACGGGCCTGACCCTGGCCGAGGCATCCGACGGCCGACTGCGGCTGACCGATCAGCACGGTCAGGGCGTCGCCGTCGCCCCCAAGCCCGCCCTGCGCGACACCGCGGACCCGAAGGGCCGCGACCACCACGGTAAGCGCGGCACCGTCGAGGTCAAGGTGCGCACCGAGGGTGACCGCCAAACGCTGCTCCTCACCCCCGATGCCGACTTCCTGGCCGACCCTGCCACCGCCTACCCGGTGACCCTCAGCTCCGCGTTCAGCATGGCGATCACCGCCGACACCGACGTCAACAGCGTCTACGACTTCAACAACATCGACGGTCCGGCCCTCAAGGCGGGCACCGAATCCACCGGCGAAAAGGGCCGCACCTACCTGAAGTTCGACATCTCCCCGATGGTCGGCCAAAACGTCAGCAACGCCACGCTCTCCCTG encodes:
- the tnpC gene encoding IS66 family transposase; the encoded protein is MSDIPPSTAEEAWRAANEQLRRVVELKDAEVAVLKTLLTEERAARAAEREAEREARRRLELRLAELERRLGMDSTNSSTPESKESIAAKARRKAERQTSQRERSKDRKPGGQKGRKGAGLTPAPEGERAERTAEPPAECSGCGHDLAGARQVGADWAQVWDIAPITVEKTHWLLPKLVCGGCGTTTRAAAPSGQAGSVVYGPNVNAAAIMVQALGNVPVERTAMLMEALLSTSVSAGFVAKAHARFADKLACAGFDEAMKAALRAEDVLCGDETPVNVLRKDTDEQTGEPLPGRPHIVTLRTPDERLVWLKPIGARSKDAIKDLGVLNGYAGYLVRDDYKGWAQFAGQLAGVQQCGAHLVRHLAGVRDLHPVEQGWAERVRKTLLAALVAVRQAAADNRDRLDDDLLAGLRARYDHEVHWGQITNRHRDWHDGNHPGYRLARRLAAKAEQVWLFTSNFAVPFTNNASEQALKEPKRHQAVSGYWHTMATLGRYCRVRFYLVTTKGHGIRAIDAIHAVLAGRPWLPTPVAT